A portion of the Eubacterium maltosivorans genome contains these proteins:
- a CDS encoding chemotaxis protein CheC, giving the protein MMKYSDMDAASEDMLKEIGNIGTGNAITALSAMVGKTFSVGLPAIRIVNYQDTPELLGGPETLGTGIMLEISGDLSGIFMFLLDETFTQNILNALLGEEERELVALDEMSSSAVCEIGNVMCGAYINALAQLMGVKVHVSVPDICCDMIGAILSVPMIHFANLSDELMLIENKFSVEGNDFTSHVLFLPEIETLDKILQVLNG; this is encoded by the coding sequence ATGATGAAATACTCAGACATGGACGCCGCTTCAGAAGATATGCTTAAAGAAATCGGCAATATCGGTACCGGCAACGCCATCACAGCCCTTTCCGCCATGGTGGGAAAAACTTTTTCCGTTGGCCTGCCCGCGATACGCATCGTCAATTATCAGGACACGCCCGAGCTGCTGGGCGGCCCCGAGACACTGGGAACAGGCATCATGTTAGAAATCAGCGGGGACCTGTCCGGAATTTTCATGTTTCTGCTGGATGAGACCTTTACACAGAACATCCTGAACGCCCTGCTGGGCGAGGAAGAGCGGGAGCTGGTAGCCCTGGATGAGATGAGCAGCTCCGCCGTCTGCGAGATTGGCAATGTGATGTGCGGCGCCTACATCAACGCCCTGGCACAGCTGATGGGGGTAAAGGTGCACGTATCTGTGCCAGACATCTGCTGTGACATGATCGGCGCGATTTTAAGCGTACCCATGATCCATTTTGCCAATTTGAGTGATGAGCTCATGCTCATCGAAAATAAGTTCAGTGTCGAAGGCAATGACTTTACCAGTCATGTGCTGTTTCTGCCTGAGATTGAAACGCTTGATAAAATTCTTCAGGTGTTAAACGGATAA
- a CDS encoding response regulator: MQNKILIVDDALFMRAMLKKILSEAGYTQIFEAANGVEACAVYEAEKPDAVLMDISMPEMNGIEALKSIVKEDPDAVVVMCSAVGQEAMILEAVQSGALDFIVKPFKPEQIIQAVETALGKKRGGDNT; the protein is encoded by the coding sequence ATGCAGAATAAAATATTAATCGTAGATGACGCGCTCTTTATGCGGGCCATGTTAAAGAAAATACTAAGCGAAGCAGGCTACACACAGATTTTTGAAGCTGCCAATGGCGTAGAGGCCTGCGCGGTCTACGAAGCCGAAAAGCCCGATGCAGTGTTGATGGATATCTCCATGCCAGAGATGAACGGCATCGAAGCCCTTAAGTCCATTGTAAAGGAAGACCCGGACGCGGTAGTGGTTATGTGCTCTGCCGTCGGCCAGGAGGCCATGATTCTGGAGGCTGTGCAGAGCGGAGCCTTAGACTTTATCGTCAAGCCCTTTAAGCCCGAACAGATTATCCAGGCAGTGGAAACCGCCCTTGGCAAAAAAAGAGGCGGTGACAACACATGA